One segment of Verrucomicrobiota bacterium DNA contains the following:
- a CDS encoding ROK family protein produces the protein MAESGGKQEYYVGVDLGGTKILAGVFSHNLKCAGRAKISTKAQRGPEAVIERIARCVRDAVDECDLDLKKVKGVGVGAPGPVDPETGQVRVAPNLGWEDAPLKKELEKILDIPVFVENDCNVCTLGVYECELQSKPKDMVGIFIGTGIGAGLILNGKPYSGFNRSAGEIGHMVIEVAGPKCSCGNRGCFEAVASRQAIFRKIQAAVKDGQKTVLTDILGDDLIDMRSGDLRKALRKGDKFLEKLIEEAAEYIGIGVANVINLLNPEVVVLGGGIIYALEDDMMAIIVETAKDYALGGIAKGIEIIASKLGDDAGIVGGAVLARRETK, from the coding sequence ATGGCCGAATCCGGCGGCAAGCAGGAATATTACGTAGGGGTCGATCTCGGCGGGACGAAAATCCTCGCCGGGGTCTTCAGTCACAACCTCAAGTGCGCGGGCCGCGCCAAGATCAGCACCAAAGCTCAGCGCGGCCCGGAGGCGGTCATCGAACGCATCGCCCGGTGCGTCCGCGATGCCGTGGACGAATGCGATCTCGACCTCAAGAAAGTCAAAGGCGTGGGCGTCGGCGCGCCAGGCCCCGTTGATCCCGAGACCGGCCAGGTGCGTGTCGCGCCCAATTTGGGCTGGGAAGACGCGCCGTTGAAGAAGGAGTTGGAGAAGATTCTCGATATCCCGGTGTTCGTGGAGAATGACTGCAACGTGTGCACTTTGGGAGTGTATGAATGCGAACTGCAGTCCAAGCCGAAGGATATGGTCGGAATCTTCATCGGCACCGGGATTGGCGCCGGCTTGATCTTGAATGGCAAACCCTATTCCGGCTTCAACCGGTCCGCAGGCGAAATCGGCCACATGGTCATCGAAGTCGCCGGGCCAAAGTGCAGTTGCGGCAATCGCGGCTGCTTCGAAGCCGTCGCCAGCCGCCAGGCCATCTTTCGCAAAATCCAGGCCGCCGTCAAAGACGGCCAGAAAACCGTCCTGACCGACATCCTGGGTGATGATCTCATCGACATGCGCAGCGGGGATCTCCGCAAGGCGCTGCGGAAGGGTGACAAGTTTCTGGAAAAGCTCATCGAAGAAGCCGCCGAATACATCGGCATCGGCGTGGCCAACGTCATCAACCTGCTCAACCCGGAAGTCGTCGTGCTCGGCGGCGGAATCATCTACGCGCTGGAGGACGACATGATGGCGATCATTGTGGAAACGGCGAAGGACTACGCGCTCGGCGGCATCGCCAAAGGAATCGAGATCATCGCCTCCAA
- a CDS encoding type II secretion system protein, with amino-acid sequence MKTRRDPSRNPEALRAFTLIELLVVIAIIAILAGMLLPALSNAKSSALSAKCRNNIRQFGIATTMYVDDHKAYPIYNVSPDVSDWYVYWYDELQPYTASQWMDPLYRCPTYKGMTIKGTEGAVPLGSYGYNASGVQFELSELGLGGYAKISGLDEWAAIPDAKVKVPADMIAFGDAPLVLVTPLMLKAYYNLKGPTTYSGHGLLDINIRNNAQAAKNFFSVDATRASKARHRGTYNITFCDGHSENIKEEKLFQRADPALRRWNNDNEPHPDLLTDL; translated from the coding sequence GTGAAAACACGGCGTGATCCATCCCGAAATCCGGAGGCCCTTCGAGCCTTTACGCTGATCGAACTGCTGGTTGTGATCGCGATCATCGCCATCCTGGCCGGGATGCTTCTGCCTGCGTTGTCCAACGCCAAGTCCAGCGCGTTGTCCGCCAAATGCCGGAACAACATCCGCCAATTCGGGATCGCCACGACGATGTACGTCGATGATCACAAGGCGTATCCGATCTACAACGTGAGTCCGGACGTCAGCGATTGGTATGTGTATTGGTACGATGAGTTGCAGCCCTACACGGCCAGCCAGTGGATGGATCCGCTGTACCGGTGCCCGACCTACAAGGGGATGACGATCAAGGGCACGGAGGGCGCTGTGCCTCTCGGCAGCTATGGATACAACGCCAGTGGAGTTCAGTTCGAGCTCAGCGAACTGGGCCTCGGCGGCTACGCCAAGATTTCCGGCCTGGACGAATGGGCCGCCATCCCGGATGCCAAGGTGAAGGTGCCCGCGGATATGATTGCGTTTGGAGACGCGCCGCTGGTCCTGGTGACGCCGTTGATGTTGAAGGCGTATTACAATCTCAAAGGCCCCACCACTTACAGCGGGCACGGCTTGCTCGACATCAACATCCGCAACAATGCCCAGGCCGCGAAAAACTTCTTCAGCGTTGATGCCACGCGCGCCAGCAAAGCGCGTCATCGCGGCACGTACAACATTACTTTCTGCGACGGCCATTCCGAGAACATCAAGGAAGAGAAACTGTTCCAGCGCGCCGATCCGGCCCTTCGGCGTTGGAACAACGACAACGAGCCGCATCCTGATCTGTTGACCGACCTTTGA